GGCCACGCCGGACACGACGCTCATCATGGTCGACGGCGCGACCTTCGTCGTCACCGAGACGATGGACGACGTGATCGCTCAGATCACCCGGTTCCGCGCCGGAGTGCTCGCGACCGCCGCCACCCTGATCGCCGCGGAGGAGAAGAATCCCGCGATCGCCGCCGACACCGAGGCGGGCCTCTGATGGATCCGTCCCTCATCCTCGGCCTGGTCCTCGCCTTCGGCGCACTGGTCGCCATGATCAACATCGAAGGCGCGACCGTCGGCTCCCTGCTGCTGCCGGCCCCGATGGTGCTGGTGTTCGGCGCGACCATCGCGGTCGGCCTCGCGAGCGGCACCCTGCGCGACGCCTTGCACGCACTCAAGTCCCTCCCCCGGGCGTTCCGCGGGGAACGCCGCACCGCCGCGAGCACGATCGACACGGTCGTCGGATACGCCGAGAAGGCGCGCGCGGAAGGTCTGCTCGCCCTCGAGCAGGGTCTGGACGAGGAGAAGGACCCGTTCCTCCGCCAGGCGCTGCAGAGCATCGCCGACGGCACGGATGCCGAAGACCTGCGGACCCTGCTGGAAGACGAACTCACCTCGACCGCCGCCCGCAACCGCACCGCCTCGCGCTTCTACATGACCCTCGGTGGCTTCGCGCCGACCGTCGGCATCATCGGCACCGTCGTCTCGCTGACCCACGTGCTCGAGAAGCTCGACAAGCCGGACACGCTCGGCCCGATGATCGCCGCCGCGTTCGTCGCGACACTGTGGGGGCTGCTGTCCGCGAACTTCATCTGGCTCCCCATCGGCGGACGGCTCCAGCGCCTCGGCGAACTCGAGCTGGAACGCATGACCGTGCTCATGGAGGGGATGCTCGCGATCCAGGCCGGCGCCCCGCCGCAGTTCGTCGGAGAACGCCTGCGTGCACTCGTCGCCGAACGCCCCTCGGCGCGATCCGCCCGGTCGCGCACCCGCACTCGCGCCGCGGAGGAGACGGAGCCCGCCCCATGAGCGTGCGCGCCCGCCGTCGGGTGCCGCAGGAGGAGCACAGCGGACCGGACGAGCGCTGGATGGCCTCGTACCTCGACATGGTCACCGTGCTCATGTGCATGTTCATCGTGCTGTTCGCGATGTCGACCGTCGACCAGGAGAAGTTCGAGGCCCTCAGCGCTTCCCTCGCGACCGGCTTCGGTCAGGAACCATCGGACGACGTGGATGCGGTCACGGGTGTCGTGGTCCCTCCGGAACTGGTCGACGAAGACGGCGACGACTTCGCCGATCTCGACCTGGCCGCCGCACAGACCGAGTTCAGCGAACTCTCCGCTCTCCGGGAGAAGCTGCGGCGGGTGCTCGCGGACAACGGTCTCGAGGCCGACGTCACCTTCACGATCGACGAGCGCGGGCTCACGATCGGTCTCGTCAGTGCGGAGACCTTCTTCACCACGAACAGCACCGCACTCAGCCCCACCGCCGTGCTGGTCCTCGACGCGCTCGGCTCGGTGCTGGTCACCGCACCGAACGAGATCTCCGTCGAGGGTCATGCCGACGTGCGTGGTTCCGTCGCTCCCTACCCCACCAACTGGGAGCTGTCGGCCGGACGATCCACCCAGGTGCTGCGGCACCTGGTCGAGTCGTCGGGGCTGCCGCCGAGCCACCTGAAGTCGGTCGGGTTCGGTGATACGCGGCCGATCGCCGCCGGCAACAGCAGCGAGGCTCTGGCCCAGAACCGACGGGTCGACATCGTCGTCCTGTCCGATGCGAACGAGGAGGTGCGTGCGCTCCTTCCCGAAGCGCAGGCGGCGCAGCCGTCCTCCTGACCCCCTCCTCTCCTAACGCACGCAGGTCACCGCCCGATAGTCGGGTTCGTGGTGATCCAGGACAGCGTGCGCTCCGAAGCGCGCGCAGCGACGGCGACGAAGACCGCCGAAGTCGAGGTGTACGACTTCGGCCGTTCGGCGACCCTTTCGCGCGAGCACACCCGCACCCTGGAACTGGCCTTCGAGACGTTCTCCCGGCAGTGGTCGACCCAGCTCTCGGCGAAGATCCACGTCCGCGCCACCATCGCCGTCGAGCATGTCGGCATGCTGACGTACGGCGAGTACGCGCAGTCGCTCCCGACCACGACCACCATGATCGTGTGCGCGCTGCCCGACTCGGACGAACGCCTCATCGTGCAGCTGCCGACCTCCGCCGCCACGACCTGGATCGTGCAGATGGTCGGCGGACGCTCGTCCAGCGCCTCGGAAGACCGCACCTTCACCCCGATCGAGCAGGCGTTGATCCGCTCCCTGATCGTCGATGCCCTCGATCACCTCACCGGTGCCCTGGACGGGTTGCTGCCCGCCGGGATCACGGTGAGCGGCATCCAGTACAGCTCCCAGTTCGCGCAGGTCGCGGCCTCGGGGGAACCGGTGATCGTCGCGCGGTTCTCGATGCGACTGGCCGGTCGGGCGGTCCCGGCGAGCGTCATGCTGCCCGCCTCGGTCCTCGCCGGTTTCACGGTGCGCACCTCGGACGCGGATCGCTCGGCTGCGCCGGACCTGGTCCGCCGTCAGGTCGAGGTTTCCCCCGTCGAGGTGGCGCTCCGGCTCGCCCCGCGTGCCGTGCTGCCCCGCGAGGTGCTCGATCTCGCCGTCGGAGACATCGTCTCCTTCCCGCACTCCGCCGATCGACCGATGATCCTCGCGGTGGGCGATCAGACCGTCGCCACCGCGGCCGTGGGCAGCGCCGGGGCGCGTCTGGCCTGCGTCGTCGCCACCACCATCCCCGATCCCGCCATCGCCGAGGAGCCCGCGTGACCAGCACCACCACCTATGAGTCCGCCGTCGCCGCCGCTTTCGCGGCGAAGCTGCCGACCGCCGCGGCGACCTCCGCGCGTGCCTCCCAGGTGTCGGGAGACACCGGCGACGCCGTGATCGTCCCGTTCGTGGGCGAGGCCAGCGCGCAGCTGGCGGTGCAGGTGTTCGACCCCGATGCCCTGGTCGACGGCCTCGGCGGTGCGCCTCTGAGCGATCGGCTGCGCGATGCCCTCGAAGCCGCAGCGAGCGCGCTGGGGGCCGGCGCCCTCGGTGACGCCACGATCGGCGACGCCTCCGCTCTGTTCGCCGACCCCGCCGCACAGCTCTTCGACCTGCAGGACGACACCGACCGGACGATCGGACGCCTCGCCGTGATCGTCACGCGCGCGCCGGCCGGCACCGCGAGCTCTTCCCGCCGGTTGCACCGCATCGCCGGCGTCGAGATGGAGCTGACGGTCGAGATCGGCCGCACCAGGATGGCCGTGCGCGACGTGCTCGGCCTCGAGCCGGGACGCATCGTCGAACTCGACCGCTCCGCCGGTGCACCCGCCGACGTCAAGCTCAACGGCCGGGTCATCGCGCACGGTGAGGTCGTCGTCGTCGACCAGGACTATGCGGTGCGGATCACCCGCATCCTCGAGAACGTCGAGGCCTGACCCTGGACGACCTCCTGCTCGCGCTGCGGGTCGCGCTCTCCCTCGCAGCGGTGCTCGGGCTGCTCTGGTTCCTGCAGCGCCGGGTCTCGCGCACCGCCGCGCGGCGACGCGACGGTGAGGTCATCACGGTGCTGGGCCGCCAGGGAGTGGGCCCGAAGGCGCAGATCGTCGTGGTCCAGACCGAAGACGCCCGCTACGTGCTGGGCGTCACCGAACACGGCGTCAACGTGGTGGACCGTCTGCCCGTCAAGCCCGCGGCCCTGCCCGACGATCCGGCGACACCGGTGTGGTCGGCCGCGACGTCCGAAGCGGCCTCCGACGCGGCCGAGTTCGACCGCATCCTCGCCGCGACCGCGCGCACCGAGGACACGACCTCCGCCGTCGCGGCGCAGGTGCCGCAGCGACGCGTGCGCCACCGGAACGATCCGCTGCGCGGTTCCATCCTCTCCCCCGAAACCTGGCGGCAGACCGCCGAGGCCATCCGGCGCACGCGATGAGCATGCCCGGTGGGGCCGCCGACGGCCGCGCGCTGCGACGGGTCGCGCTGCTCCTCGCCGTCGCCTTCGCTCTGGTGCTCGTGCTGACACTGGCCACCGGCAGCCCGGCACACGCGGCCGTGACCCCCGACGATCCCGGCGACGGCGTCACGATCGACATCAACGGTGTCGACGGCTCCCCCTCGGGCTCGATCCTGACGCTGCTCGGCATCACCCTGCTCTCGGTGGCGCCCGCGCTGCTGTTGATGATGTCGTCGTTCACGAAGATCTTCGTCGTGCTCGCGATGACACGCAACGCCCTGTCCCTGCCCACGATCCCCCCGAACCAGGTGCTGGCAGGACTGTCGCTGTTCCTGTCGCTGTTCATCATGTGGCCGGTGCTGACCGAGATCAACACCGTCGCGGTGCAGCCGTACATCGACGGCACGTACACGTTCGCCCAGGCCATCGACGTCGGCCAACTGCCGCTGCAGGAGTGGATGCTGCGGTTCACGCGCGAGGAGGACCTCGCGCTCATGACGCGGATGGCGGGTCAGCCCAACCCGGAGGACCCGACGAGCGTGCCGATGTACACGCTCATCCCGGCGTTCATGATCTCCGAACTGCGCGCCGCGTTCATCATCGGCTTCGTCATCTTCGTGCCGTTCCTGGTGATCGACCTCGTGGTCGCCGCGGCTCTCATGTCGATGGGCATGATGATGCTGCCGCCCGTCATGATCTCGCTGCCGTTCAAGATCCTGCTGTTCATCCTGGTCGACGGATGGGGGCTCATCATCCGTGCCCTCCTGGAGAGCTATGGAGGTGTCGGATGAGTCCCGAAGCCGTGATCGACATCGGCACCCAGGGGCTGATCATCGCCGCGAAGCTCGCCGCTCCGGTCCTGGTCACCGCCCTCGTGGTGGGTTTCGCGATCTCGCTGCTGCAGTCCATCACCCAGGTGCAGGAGGTGACGCTGTCGTTCGTGCCGAAGATCGTGGCGGTCGGGATCGCCCTGCTGATCGCCGGGAACTGGATGATCGCGGAGATGATCGCGTTCACCACCGAGATGTTCGCCCGCATCCCCTCGCTCCTGAGCGGATGACGCGGTGTTCATCCCCATCGACTTCGCGTGGCTGGAGGCGACGATGCTCGCCGCAGTCCGCATCACCGCGTTCATCATGATCGCCCCGCCCTTCTCGTACGGCGCGATCCCGGTGCGGGTGAAGGCGATGCTCGCGATCGGTCTCTCGCTCGCCGTCGGCACGGCCGTCTCCCCCGGATACGAGAACCTCGACACCGGACCCTTCCTGGGCGCCCTGGTGCTGCAGCTGGTCACCGGTGCGCTTCTGGGCTTCCTGGTGCTGCTGTGCTTCTCGGCACTCCAGGCCGCCGGCAGCCTGATCGACGTGTTCGGCGGGTTCCAGCTCGCTCAGGCGTTCGACCCGCACTCCCTCGTGAACGGCGCGCAGTTCACGCGCCTCTTCCACCTGACCGCGCTCACGCTGCTGTTCGCATCGGGGGGCTATCAGTTGATCCTCGCGGGACTCGCGCGCAGTTTCGACGCCGTTCCGCTCGACGGCGTGTTCGAGGTGTCCGGTCCCGCGGAGCTGCTGGTCGACGGCGTCTCGCAGATGGTGCTGGCCGCCGTGCAGATCGCCGGGCCGCTCGTCCTCGTGCTCTTCCTGGCCGACGTCGGGCTCGGCCTCATCACGCGTGTGGCCCCGGCCCTCAACGCCTTCGCGATGGGCTTCCCGGTGAAGATCCTGCTGACCCTCCTGCTGGCCGGAGCGGTCTACGCGGTCCTCCCCGGCATTGTGGACGCCCTCGCCGTGCAGGCCCTCAAGATGATGCAGGGGGTGCAGGAATGAGCGGCACAGACAGCGGCGAGCGCAGTGAGAAGGCGACCGACAAGCACCTGCGCGAAGCCCGCAAGAAGGGGCGGCTGTCGCGTAGCCAGGATCTCACCGCGTGGCTGGGCATCGGCGCCGCGGCCGTCACCATGCCCGCTGCCATCGCCCTCGGGGCATCGGCCGGCACCGAGCAGCTGCTCACGCTGACCTCGCTGGTCGACGCTCCGACGCCGGAAGCGGCACTCACCGCCCTCGGTCGCGGCCTCGCCTCCGTGCTGCCCACGCTCGCCGTGATGCTGGCCGCGGTCGCGATCGTCACGCTGATCGGTGCGGTGATCCAGGGCGGGGTGCACCTGAAGCCGCTGACCGGACGCTTCGAGCAGTTCAACGTCGTCACCGGGATCCGCCGCGTCTTCGGCATGCAGGCCCTCTGGGAGGGCGCCAAGGCGCTCCTGAAGACCGCGGCCATCGGCATCGCGCTGTGGTTCGTGATCGCGAGCCTGATGCCCGTGCTGACCGCCAGCGGCGCACACTCGATCTCGCGGCTGCTCGGCACCGCGAGCGAGGGGACGGCCGCCCTCCTGCAGACCGCCATCGCCGTCGGACTGGTACTGGCCGCGATCGACATGTTCGTCGTGATGCGACGCAACCGCAAGCACACCCGCATGACCAAGCGTGAGGTGCGCGACGAGAACAAGAACTCCGAGGGCGACCCCCTGATCCGTCAGCAGCGGCGTTCCCGACAGCTGGCCATCAGCCGCAACCGCATGATCTCCGCGGTCGCGGGATCCGACGTGGTCCTCGTCAATCCCACGCACATCGCCGTCGCGCTCCGATACGAGGTCGGACGCGCCGCACCCAAGGTCGTCGCGAAGGGCAGCGGCGTCGTCGCGGAGCGCATTCGCGAGGAAGCGACACGGACCGGTGTCCCGATGGTACGTGAGGTCTCGCTCGCTCGTGCCCTGCACGCCGCATGCGAACTGGGCCAGGAGATCCCCGAGGACCTGTACAACGCCGTCGCCCGCGTACTCGTGTTCGTCGACGCCCTGCGGCGGCGCGGGGCCGCGCGCGGCATCCATTCCCTTCCCTATCGGAGGACCGTATGAGACAGCTCTTCCTCAAGCTCATGGTGCCCGTCGGCGTCGTCGGCATCATCATGCTGCTCGTCGTCCCGGTGCCACCGTTCCTGCTCGACATCCTGATCATCCTGAACATCATGTTCGCGCTCGTGATCCTGCTCACGTCGATGTTCGTGAAGAAGCCCCTCGACTTCTCGGTGTTCCCCTCGCTGCTGCTCGTGGCGACGCTGTTCCGGCTGGGTCTCAACGTCGCCTCCACGCGTCTGGTGCTCGGGGAGGCCTACGCCGGACAGGTCATCGAGGCGTTCGGTGCGATCGCCGTCGGCGGCTCGCTCATCATCGGCGCCGTCGTCTTCCTGATCCTCGTCGTCATCCAGTTCGTGGTGGTGACCAAGGGCGCGGAGCGCGTCGCGGAGGTCGGGGCGAGGTTCACCCTCGACGCCATGCCCGGCAAGCAGATGGCGATCGACGCCGACCTCAATGCGGGACTCATCACCGACGCGGAAGCCCGGGAGCGTCGCGCCGAGGTCGCCGCCGAGGCCGACTTCTACGGCGCCATGGACGGTGCCTCCAAGTTCGTCAAGGGCGACGCGATCGCCGGACTCGTCATCATCATCATCAACGTGGTCGGCGGCATCGCGATCGGGATCGTCCAGCACGGCATGACGATCGACGGGGCCGTGAGCACGTACAGCCTCCTCACCATCGGCGACGGACTCGTCACGCAGATCCCGGCGCTGCTGATGGCGGTGTCCACCGGCATGATCGTGACCCGTTCGACGGCGGAAGCCGAGATGGGCAGCGCCGCGTCCGCACAGCTCGGTCAGTCCCGCAATGCGCTCATCATCGCCGGTTGCGCCGCGATCATCATGTCGCTCATCCCGCACATGCCGATGCTGCCGTTCGTGGCGATCGGCGCTCTTCTGCTGCTGATCGCGCAGCGCATCAAGGCGACGCAGAAGCGTGACGAAGCCATCGCCGCGCAGACGACGACGCCGGCCCCCGCGGATCAGCCGGAGGAGCTGATCGAGAAGATGCGCGTGCACCCGCTCGAGATCCTGCTCTCCCCCGACATCGTCGATCTGGTCACCGGAGGACCCGATGACCTCCTCGCGCGCGTGAAGGCACTGCGACGGCGGATCGCCCTCGATCTGGGACTCATCGCGCCGCCGGTGCGCACCCGGGACAGCATCGAGCTGCCCCAGTCCACCTATGTCATCCGCATCGCCGGGGTCGAGACCGGGAGGGGCACCGCTCCGGCCGGCTCCGTCCTCGCGCTCGGGCAGGGCCTGGAGTCCCTCCCCGGCGCCGCGACGCTCGACCCGGTGTTCGGGCTCGAGGGCAAGTGGATCCCCCTCGAGATGCGCCACAGCGCCGAGTTCTCCGGAGCGACCGTGGTCGACAGGGCGAGCGTGATCATCACGCACCTCTCCAGCGTGATCCACGCCCACGCCGCGCGGCTGCTCAGCCGGGAAGACGTGCGCCAGCTCACGGACGCGCTCAAACAGGCCTCCCCCGCCGCGGTCGAGGAGCTCACCCCGGCATTGCTGTCGCTCGCCGAGGTGCAGCGCGTGCTCCAGGGACTCCTCGCCGAGCGGGTCCCGATCAACGACCTCAGCCGCATCTACGAAGCACTCGCGCTGCGGGCGAGGGTCGCCACCGATCCGGAGGGCCTGATCGAAGCCGCACGGGCTGCTCTCGGCCCGGCGATCGCGGCGCGGTTCGCGGATGGCGGCGTCCTACGGGTGGTGATGATCAATCCGCTTCTCGAGCAGGCGATGCTCGAGAGCCTGCGTACGAGCGACGAGGGCACTCAGATCGTGTTCGACCCGCAGCGGATGGAGGCCGTCGTGGAGTCGGTGAAGCAGGCGGTCACCTCGGTGCGCGAGGGGGGCGAACCGGTCCTGGTGTGTGCCCCGTCGCTGCGTCCGGCGGTGCGTCGGCTCGTGTCCGCACAGACCGACGGGCTGCCGGTGCTCTCGTACACCGAGGCGACCTCCGCCGCGCTCACGATCGAGACCGTCGGCGTCGTCCGAGATGCCCCCGCGCCCTCGCCCGCGGTCGGAGCCGTCTCGGCGGCAGTAGGCTGAACGAATGCTGGTTTTGACGAGGCGGATCGGTGAGAGCGTGCGCATCGACGGCGACATCGAGATCACGCTGCTCGAGATCAAGGGCGACAGCGTGCGCATCGGCGTGAAGGCCCCGCGCGAGACCCGCATCCAGCGCACCGAGATCATCGAGGCGGTCGTCGCCGAGAACGTGTCGGCCGCGGCCGAGACCGGCGCCGATGCGGAGGGCGCGATCGCCGCTGCCCTCGCCCGGGGCCGGGAGTCCCGAGACTCCTAGTCGACGGGGGTCACGACCCGCGCCAGATCCGCGGCGTCCGCCCGCTTCCACTGGTCGCCTCCCGCGGCCCGCGCTCGGCTGGCCGCCTGCTCCGCCGTGGCGACGAGCAGGTCGAAGTCGAATCCGACGACCGAAGCCGTCGCCCAGCCGATGCTCGCCGACGACCGGATCCCGGTCATCGTCGTCTCCCTGTCGATCACCGAGATCCGGGTCAGGATCTCCCGCAGATGGTGGCGGACCGACTCGTCACCCCCGCGGATCACGACGATCGCCCGACCGTCCTCCACCCGGTCGGCGTCGGCCGATGCGGGCAGGGCCTCCTGGATGTCCTGGTGGAACCGATCGACGATGGCCGCGAACGCCGAACCCGTCGATGCCTCTCGGAGATCGGCGGGGTCGTCGAGTCGGATGTCGAGCACCGACCACGGGAGGTCGTTCTGCGCTTCGGCCTTGCGGAGCCGACGACGCGCACGCTCCACGAAATCCCCGACATCGCTCTTCTTCGACTCCACCCGCACCATCAGGACGAGGGTGAACGCGGCACAGGTGCTCACCACCACGGTTCCGACGGCGTTCATGCCGCGCAGCGCGCTCAGTTGCGCTCCGACCGCCGCCCCGCCCGACAGCAGGGCGGACACGGCGCTCACGACCGCGACCACGACCAGTCCACAGGAGGCGAGCACCAGCGGGAGCACGATGTCCCTCGCGGCCGGGCGATCACGGAGCAACTCGTAGGCCACGAGACCGCCGAAGACGGCGCTGCCCAGGAAGACGAGGTGGAACGACGGCAGATACCACGGGTTGTCCGCCGTCGTCACCAGCAGCGTCGGCGCGATGACGAGGAAGGCAATCACCGGCCACCAGCGGTCGCGGCGGCCGAAGTGCATCCGCAGACCGATCCACACCAACGGCTCGAAGCACAGCAGCAGGGCCGAGGCGGCGGCGAGCAGAGCCCTGGTCTCGGTCATCTGCTGCCCCGCGAGCCAGAGGTAGGCGCCGAGCATCCCCAGACCGAAGGCCGCCCCCCACGTGACGGTCGCCCTGCTCGGGCGCGCGAGGGTGCCCAGACCGATCACCAGCGCGGTGAGCACCGTGACGACCGCGACCATGCTGGTCGTGATGTCGACGTTGACGGGAACGAGCGGGGTCATACCTGAGCCTCCATCACTCGACGCTGCGGGAAGCGCAGAGTCACGCGGGTGCCGACACCGACCTCACTGGCGATGTCGATACTGCCTTCATGCGCGGCGACGATCTCCCGCACGATGCCCATCCCGAGGCCGGTGCCGCCGATGCCGGCGCGCACGGCGCTGTCGGTGCGGAAGTAGGGCTCGAACACGCGAGCGACGTCGTCTGCCGCCATGCCGAATCCGTCGTCGATGATCGTGACCACCGCCTGGTCGCCCGCCATCGTGTCGAGGTCGATACCGATGTGTCCGCCCGCGGGGGTGTACTTCGCGGCGTTGCTGAGCAGGTTGTCGACGACCTGCCGCAGCCGGAAGGCGTCGCCCGAGATGACCAGGCTCTCGGCGCCTTCGACCCGCAGCGTCTGCCTGTTGCTCGAGATGACGGGAGCGTACGATGCCGCCGCCGATTCGACGACCTCACGCAGATCCACGGATTCGAAAGGATCCTGGGCGGTGTGACTCGTCTGCCGGAGGATGCTCGTGACCAGGTCGTGCATGCGCTCACCCGCGTTCGCGATGATCTCGAGCTGTGCAGGCACCCGCCCCGGCAGGTCTTCGCGCTCACGGAGCAGGTCCACGTGGCCGACGATCGCGGTGAGGGGGTTGCGCAACTCGTGCGAGATCATGGCGTTGAAGGCCCGGCGTTCCTCGTCGACCTCGAGCCGCGCGGTCACGTCGTCGATCACGACCAGCGTGATCGCCTCGCCCTCGCCGGCGCTGGCCATCGGCTGCGTGCTCACCTCGAGGGCCCGCCATTGTCCCGCGCCATCGAACAGCCATACGCGCTCGGCATCGAGTTTCTCTCCGCCGGCGGCGCGGGCGAGGCAGGTGCGGGAGGGGGGCAGCGCGACGCCCCGTCGGGCGTCATACTCGACGGCGGCCGTGGAGAGCTCCGCGCCGAAGCGGTCGCGGCCGTAGAGCGCACGGTACGCGTCGTTCATCTGCAGGATGCGCCCTCCCGCCGTGACGACGACGAGGGCGACGCTCAGAGCGTCGACGATCTGGATCACCCGCCGCTGATTCGCCTCCGCTCGCACCGCGGCACGATTGACCTGCTCGGAACGACGTTGCAGAAGCCGCCGCGCCGCCCGAGAGCGCTGCGCACCGATCCGCACCGTCACGCCGAGGAACCCCAGGGTGATGACGAGCGTGAGGAGTCGCAGCAGGATGTCCGCCGGCGAGCCGCTCTGCTCGGCGAAGAGCACGAGGGTGGCGCTGATGAAGACGATGCCGCCGAACACCCACGGCAGGGTGAAGTACGTGGCCAGCCAGACGATGGGGAAGACCCACAGGAACCCCAGGCGGAGGCCCGGCGCATTGGTGGTGAAGCCGATCGCGAGCGCATCCAGGAGTGGCACGACGGCGGCGGCGGAGCGCGGCAGACGGTGCCACGGCACGGCCAGCGTGAGCACGCTGGTGACGAGGACGAGCACGGCCCCCGCGACGACCAAGGTGTTGGCGAAAGTCTCTGGTTTGAAGGCCGTGACCATCACGACGATCGCGACCACACTGCCGGTGAAGACCAGTTGCCAGCGCCAGATCGACACGGTGCGGATCATCGACGCTCGCCTTTCCGCTCGAAGCTCAGGTTTCCCGCAAGATTACTCAAAGATCCGTCGAGCCCGCTCTTCAGGCGGCCGTGCACCCCTAGCATTCTGAGTGGGGCCGATACTGCGACTGGGGAACAACGCAGACGCCGGGGCCACGCGAGTGGGGATTCGCAGGCGCCGGGGCCGCGGCTGGGGAGCCGCGGCCCCGCCCCGGTTCAGCCTCCCGTGTCATCAGCGGGAGTCAGGCGGTAACCGACTCCGCGCACGGTCTCGATGTAGCGCGGGTTCGCCGAGCTGTCACCCAGCTTCCGCCGCAGATTCGCGATGTGGGTCTCGATCGCCCGCTTGTCCGGTTCGCTCACGTAATCGTTCGACCCCGGTGGCGCTCCCCGCAGTCCGCGCGCGAGCTCCGCTTTGCTGGACACCCGGATGTTCGCCTCGAGGATCGCCGCGAGCAGGTCGAACTCCGTGGGAGTGAGATCTATGCGCTTCTGGCCGACGAGCACCAGCCGTGTGTCCAGATCGAGGCTGAGGTCGCGATGCACCCGGCCCCGCCACGTCAGCACCGTCGCACCGTCGGTGGACGGCTCGTTTGCAGTCGCTGGGCGTGACTCGGTGGTCGGCGGCGCGGCCGCGGGGTGCGGGCGCCTCAGCAGGGCCTGGATGCGCGCACGCAGCTCACGGGGCCGGAACGGCTTCACGAGGTACTCGTCCGCTCCGGAGGTCAGACCGAGGACCACATCGGACTCGTCCGACAGGGCCGAGAGCATGATGATGAAGGTGTCGCTGACCTGCCGGATCCGTCGCGCGACCTCGAAGCCGTCGATCCCCGGCAGGTTGATGTCGAGGGTGGTGATCACCGGGCGATGCTGCTCGACGGCCGCGATCCCGTCCGGGCCGGAACCTGCGAGGAAGGTCTCGAAGCCGGCGGCCAGGAACACCTCGTCCAGGAGCGAGCGGACGCCCGGGTCGTCATCGATGATCACGGCGACGAGGGGGGACGTCGCCGCACTCATGGGGTCTCCTCGCGCACGATGGTCACGATCCGTGGGGCATCCGCATCGAGATCCGAGGGGTCGAGTTCCCCGGAGTCGAGTTCGGAGACGCCGACCGGTCGCTCGAGCTCGATGTCCCACCACGCGTCCGCGAGATCCTCGGCCATCCCCCTCCCCCACTCGATCACCACCACCGAGCGCTCGAGGTCGAGGTCGAGGTCCTCGAGTTCCGCCGCCGATCCGAGTCGGTACGCGTCGACGTGCACGAGCGGCGCACGCCCGACCAGCGAGGGGTGGGTGCGGGCGATCACGAAGGTCGGACTCTGCACGGGTCCGCGCACACCGAGCCCTTCGGCGAGACCACGGGTGAACGTCGTCTTCCCGGCGCCCAGCGGTCCGGTGAGGATGAGCAGGTCGCCCGCCTCCAGCTGCTCACCGATCCGGAAGCCGAGCTGCTCCATCTCCTCGGACGTCGCGATCTCCCGTCTGCCGAGGAAAGCGGGGTCCACGCTCACGACGTCCTCCGCGGCACCCGGGGACCGATGCGCGTGACGATCTCGTAGTTGATGGTTCCGGCGGCCGCGG
Above is a window of Microbacterium aurugineum DNA encoding:
- the fliP gene encoding flagellar type III secretion system pore protein FliP (The bacterial flagellar biogenesis protein FliP forms a type III secretion system (T3SS)-type pore required for flagellar assembly.), with translation MSMPGGAADGRALRRVALLLAVAFALVLVLTLATGSPAHAAVTPDDPGDGVTIDINGVDGSPSGSILTLLGITLLSVAPALLLMMSSFTKIFVVLAMTRNALSLPTIPPNQVLAGLSLFLSLFIMWPVLTEINTVAVQPYIDGTYTFAQAIDVGQLPLQEWMLRFTREEDLALMTRMAGQPNPEDPTSVPMYTLIPAFMISELRAAFIIGFVIFVPFLVIDLVVAAALMSMGMMMLPPVMISLPFKILLFILVDGWGLIIRALLESYGGVG
- a CDS encoding flagellar FlbD family protein, giving the protein MIVLTRLNRSRFAVNPDLIERVQATPDTTLIMVDGATFVVTETMDDVIAQITRFRAGVLATAATLIAAEEKNPAIAADTEAGL
- the fliO gene encoding flagellar biosynthetic protein FliO, with protein sequence MRVALSLAAVLGLLWFLQRRVSRTAARRRDGEVITVLGRQGVGPKAQIVVVQTEDARYVLGVTEHGVNVVDRLPVKPAALPDDPATPVWSAATSEAASDAAEFDRILAATARTEDTTSAVAAQVPQRRVRHRNDPLRGSILSPETWRQTAEAIRRTR
- the fliN gene encoding flagellar motor switch protein FliN translates to MTSTTTYESAVAAAFAAKLPTAAATSARASQVSGDTGDAVIVPFVGEASAQLAVQVFDPDALVDGLGGAPLSDRLRDALEAAASALGAGALGDATIGDASALFADPAAQLFDLQDDTDRTIGRLAVIVTRAPAGTASSSRRLHRIAGVEMELTVEIGRTRMAVRDVLGLEPGRIVELDRSAGAPADVKLNGRVIAHGEVVVVDQDYAVRITRILENVEA
- the fliQ gene encoding flagellar biosynthesis protein FliQ, which produces MSPEAVIDIGTQGLIIAAKLAAPVLVTALVVGFAISLLQSITQVQEVTLSFVPKIVAVGIALLIAGNWMIAEMIAFTTEMFARIPSLLSG
- a CDS encoding OmpA/MotB family protein, with protein sequence MSVRARRRVPQEEHSGPDERWMASYLDMVTVLMCMFIVLFAMSTVDQEKFEALSASLATGFGQEPSDDVDAVTGVVVPPELVDEDGDDFADLDLAAAQTEFSELSALREKLRRVLADNGLEADVTFTIDERGLTIGLVSAETFFTTNSTALSPTAVLVLDALGSVLVTAPNEISVEGHADVRGSVAPYPTNWELSAGRSTQVLRHLVESSGLPPSHLKSVGFGDTRPIAAGNSSEALAQNRRVDIVVLSDANEEVRALLPEAQAAQPSS
- a CDS encoding flagellar biosynthetic protein FliR, with protein sequence MFIPIDFAWLEATMLAAVRITAFIMIAPPFSYGAIPVRVKAMLAIGLSLAVGTAVSPGYENLDTGPFLGALVLQLVTGALLGFLVLLCFSALQAAGSLIDVFGGFQLAQAFDPHSLVNGAQFTRLFHLTALTLLFASGGYQLILAGLARSFDAVPLDGVFEVSGPAELLVDGVSQMVLAAVQIAGPLVLVLFLADVGLGLITRVAPALNAFAMGFPVKILLTLLLAGAVYAVLPGIVDALAVQALKMMQGVQE
- a CDS encoding flagellar motor switch protein FliM; protein product: MVIQDSVRSEARAATATKTAEVEVYDFGRSATLSREHTRTLELAFETFSRQWSTQLSAKIHVRATIAVEHVGMLTYGEYAQSLPTTTTMIVCALPDSDERLIVQLPTSAATTWIVQMVGGRSSSASEDRTFTPIEQALIRSLIVDALDHLTGALDGLLPAGITVSGIQYSSQFAQVAASGEPVIVARFSMRLAGRAVPASVMLPASVLAGFTVRTSDADRSAAPDLVRRQVEVSPVEVALRLAPRAVLPREVLDLAVGDIVSFPHSADRPMILAVGDQTVATAAVGSAGARLACVVATTIPDPAIAEEPA
- a CDS encoding motility protein A; its protein translation is MDPSLILGLVLAFGALVAMINIEGATVGSLLLPAPMVLVFGATIAVGLASGTLRDALHALKSLPRAFRGERRTAASTIDTVVGYAEKARAEGLLALEQGLDEEKDPFLRQALQSIADGTDAEDLRTLLEDELTSTAARNRTASRFYMTLGGFAPTVGIIGTVVSLTHVLEKLDKPDTLGPMIAAAFVATLWGLLSANFIWLPIGGRLQRLGELELERMTVLMEGMLAIQAGAPPQFVGERLRALVAERPSARSARSRTRTRAAEETEPAP